The sequence GACTAAGTTTTTTGCTAGTCGCAGGTCCAAGTCATGGTGAGGAACCCGCGCCAGCGGGTGTCTCGAACCACGCACATGGCCCAACTCCCGCCTTGCCTCTTCCCGCGTCCACGTTAGGCTCCCGCCGAACCATGGAGTGACGCCGCATTATGGCCAACGAGAAACCGCCGACGGACCTGATGGGCTACGAAGCCATGGCGCAGGATGCGCTGAGGGGGGTGGTCCGGACGGCGCTGCAGAGGGCCGCAGGCCCCGGAGGACTGCCCGATCCGCATCATTTCTACATCACCTTCAAGACCCGCTTTCCCGGCGTGGTCCTGCCCTCTGACCTTCTGGCCAAGTATCCGGACGAGATGACCATCGTCCTGCAGCACCAGTTCGAGGACCTGACGCCGGCTGAGACCGGCTTTTCGGTCAGCCTGACCTTCAGCGGCGCAGCGCGGGCTCTGTCGATCCCCTACGCCGCCCTGACCCGGTTCTACGACCCCAGCGTCCAGTTCCTCCTGACCTTCGAAGCGCCCGACCTGCCGGAGCCGGAGGCAGAGCCCGCGCCGGCGGTCGCGCCCGCCGCTACAGCGCCGGACGGCGACGAGCCCAAGGTCGTCTCCCTTGATCATTTCCGGAAGAAATAGCCCGTGACCGATGTCGCCGCTGCGGAGGCTCCAGCCGCCACGGACGAGGAACTGCTGGCGCGGTTCCTGCGCACCAAGAACCAGCCCACAGGCTCCCAGACCCTCGGCTTTCGCATGCAGAAGGTCGAGCAGGCCACCCGCTCGGTCGAGGTGGCCTTCGAGGCCCGCGCCGAGTTGCTCTGCAACCCCATGGGCCAGATCCAGGGCGGCTATCTCTGCGCCATGCTGGACGAGTGCATGTCGGTGGCCTGCATGGTCGCCTCGGGCATGACCGCCGTGGCGCCGACCCTGGAGATGAAGACCAGTTTCCTGCGGCCCGCCATGCCGGGCGCGCTGAAGGGGATCGGGCGGGTGATCAAATGGGGGAAGACCGTCGCCTTCACCGAGGGCGAGCTCTACGACGACCAGGGCCGGCTGGTGGCCAAGGCCACCGGCACCGCCATCCCGACCCCGTTCAAGGTCTACAAGAAGTAGGGCCCGGCTTGATCCCGCGCCTGCTGTCGCTGCTGACCCTGATCGCCGGCCTGGCGCTGGGAGCGGACGCACCGGCCCAGGCCGCGGGTCCCTTCGGCGACTGGGCGGCGATTGTGGTGGCGGGCGACTGGAAAGCCCACAGCGGCGCGCCCAGCGATGTGTTCGACAACGCCCGCCACGACGTCGGCCAGGCGTTGCTGAGCGCCGGCTTCTCCCCGGCCAACCTGCGCGAATTCTCCACACGGCCCGATCGGTTCGGCGCCGACAAGCCGCTGAAGGCCGACATCGAGACCATTGTCGGCCAGTTGACCGAACTGACGGACAAGGCCAAGAGCGGCTGCCTGGTCTATTTCACCTCTCACGGCTCGCCCGACGGCATCGTAGTCGGCGATCACATCTGGCGCCCGGCCGGCTTGGGCAAGCTGATCGACCAGACCTGCGGCCAGCGGCCGACCATCGCCATCATTTCCGCCTGCTTTTCCGGCGTGTTCGTGCCCGAGTTGGACGGTCCCGACCGCATGGTCCTGACGGCCGCCCGGCCCGACCGCGCCTCGTTCGGTTGCGGCGAGGCCGACCACTACACCTTCTTCGACACCTGCCTGCTGCAAAGCCTGCCCCAGACCCACGACTTCGCCGCCCTCGGCCCCGCGGTTCAGGCTTGCGTTGCAAAACGCGAAGCGGATCTCCGCGCCGCCCCTGCGTCCGAACCCCAGTGCAAGATCGGGGCGACTTTGCGGCCGATGCTGCCGCTCTATCGCTACACGACGCCCGCCCCGATGACTGGAAGCGGTCGCAACAGCAACTCGGGGTAGGAGAACGGCAAGGTTCGTGCGCGCAAGGCGGGCGAGAGTCTTTGCCATGTGGCCGACGCAGCGTAGAAATCCGCTCTTCCGC is a genomic window of Phenylobacterium montanum containing:
- a CDS encoding SspB family protein, translated to MANEKPPTDLMGYEAMAQDALRGVVRTALQRAAGPGGLPDPHHFYITFKTRFPGVVLPSDLLAKYPDEMTIVLQHQFEDLTPAETGFSVSLTFSGAARALSIPYAALTRFYDPSVQFLLTFEAPDLPEPEAEPAPAVAPAATAPDGDEPKVVSLDHFRKK
- a CDS encoding PaaI family thioesterase, encoding MTDVAAAEAPAATDEELLARFLRTKNQPTGSQTLGFRMQKVEQATRSVEVAFEARAELLCNPMGQIQGGYLCAMLDECMSVACMVASGMTAVAPTLEMKTSFLRPAMPGALKGIGRVIKWGKTVAFTEGELYDDQGRLVAKATGTAIPTPFKVYKK
- a CDS encoding C13 family peptidase, translating into MIPRLLSLLTLIAGLALGADAPAQAAGPFGDWAAIVVAGDWKAHSGAPSDVFDNARHDVGQALLSAGFSPANLREFSTRPDRFGADKPLKADIETIVGQLTELTDKAKSGCLVYFTSHGSPDGIVVGDHIWRPAGLGKLIDQTCGQRPTIAIISACFSGVFVPELDGPDRMVLTAARPDRASFGCGEADHYTFFDTCLLQSLPQTHDFAALGPAVQACVAKREADLRAAPASEPQCKIGATLRPMLPLYRYTTPAPMTGSGRNSNSG